Part of the Xiphophorus couchianus chromosome 19, X_couchianus-1.0, whole genome shotgun sequence genome is shown below.
CTGGAGCTCTGCATCAGCACCATCCTCAGCATTTTTTCGGGCATCTTTTCCAAAGTTTTCTCCTGGTCCAAAGGAGCCTGCGGGGCCACAAACTCCCTGCTTTCGGACGCGAACAGCCAGTCGGGGCAACGCAAAGACTTGGATGTGACGACCCCAACCAGCGTCAACTACCACTTTACCCGCAAATGCAACTATAAATGCGGGTTTTGTTTCCACACCGCAAAAACTTCCTTCGTCCTTCCTTTGGAGGAGGCCAAGAAGGGGCTCAAACTTCTAAAAGAAGCTGGTAAAACTTAAggattaaaagcataaaattcCGTTTTATTGATCAAAACTAAATGAAAGTAACATTTGTGGTTTAAAGGGATGGAAAAGATCAATTTCTCCGGAGGGGAGCCGTTTCTGCATGAGAGGGGAGACTTCCTGGGGAAAATGGTTCAGTACTGCAAGACGGAGCTGCAGCTGCCCAGCGTCAGCATCGTCAGCAACGGCAGcatgattaaagaaaaatggtTCCAGAAATATGGTGAGGTTCGCTCAGGATATCAGGACATGAGTGAGGAGTTTCATTATttaagtagtttaaaaagtgaaacttttataaatataatttaaaagcaTTGAAGTATTTTCAGTGATGAAAACTCAGTGAtacgtttccattgaccatataattgcgcaaATTGGTGTTACGAAAATAAGTTTGCTTAAAAAGACCAATTTCTTTAAATCTCTCCTTTTGCTATAATAAGTTTTGATTAGGTCATTTCTTTGGACCTATTGAAATGGATTTATAAAATTCCAattgaaactttattttaatcacaCGATTAACAACAGATGTTACCACTGACAGAGAATACGAAGAAaaggacaggaagtggttggaggatgatggagctacatgtttttaatgacattgtttgaacaaacttattcacatgtgattttaattgcatttcttatttaatggacaCACCgcaattatgaaattattatttttttacattagcagaatataggcaaagttttgcgcacatttgtaatgaaaacgcagctgTTGATGAGAAGTTTAGTGGAAGGTAAAAATATGTTGGTCGACTGTGTTTTACATGTCCAAAATAAGCAAAGAAAGAACAGACACGACAAAGTTATGCTAGAAGTAGTTATACTAGCACAACTGCTAGTGTAACGTCTGTTGTGTGTTAGCATAACGtgcattttagattttgttgtttttttgcattttgttgatcCTTCTGGGCCACCGTAAATGAACTCTCATCATTTGCGTTGTGCAGGAGACTTTTTGGACATCCTGGCAATCTCCTGTGACAGTTTTGATGAAGAAACCAACCAGATGATCGGCAGATCTCAGGGCAAGAAGAGTCACATCGAGAACCTCTTCAAGATCCGCAGCTGGTGTCAGGAATACAAAGTGGCGTTCAAGATCAACTCGGTTATCAACACCTTCAACGTTCACGAAGACATGACCGAACAGATCAACCAGCTCAATCCGGTCCGCTGGAAGGTAAAAACagttgatatattttaaaacgtGTCACAGCTAGAAGAAACACTGAttggtttgctgttttttcctgGTTTTTGCTCAGGTGTTCCAGTGTCTGCTGATCGATGGAGAGAACGCTGGAGAGGCGGCGCTGAGGGAGGCGGAGACGTTCGTGATCACCGACCAGCAGTTCCAGGACTACCTGGACCGCCACAGCGCCGTTTCCTGTCTCGTTCCAGAGTCCAACGAGAAGGTAAGAGACTGAACCTCGTTACGCATCTGATCACTGACACGCTTTAGCTTTAGCTCACAAACCTCATGTAACAAGCAAACTCTGACTGCAACAGTTGTTTTTCACTCTCATAGGTAGTTCATAGTTCATCACtgttgtgataacaata
Proteins encoded:
- the rsad2 gene encoding S-adenosylmethionine-dependent nucleotide dehydratase RSAD2; translated protein: MPGVSVGALLELCISTILSIFSGIFSKVFSWSKGACGATNSLLSDANSQSGQRKDLDVTTPTSVNYHFTRKCNYKCGFCFHTAKTSFVLPLEEAKKGLKLLKEAGMEKINFSGGEPFLHERGDFLGKMVQYCKTELQLPSVSIVSNGSMIKEKWFQKYGDFLDILAISCDSFDEETNQMIGRSQGKKSHIENLFKIRSWCQEYKVAFKINSVINTFNVHEDMTEQINQLNPVRWKVFQCLLIDGENAGEAALREAETFVITDQQFQDYLDRHSAVSCLVPESNEKMRNSYLILDEYMRFLDCREGRKDPSRSILDVGVKDAISFSGFDEKMFLKRGGKYVWSKADMKLEW